ACAAAGACAGAGCGCAGCCCGTCTCATGCAGGAGAGACACGCTCCACAGGCATAACCATTGTATAACATGCTCCACTTCTATAACCCATAGCAGGGAGCCCCAAATCTCCATGTTTTAAATTGCCATGCCCTGACCATAatccctgccaagcccagaggGAACAGAGCGAAACTCAGCTGGAAGGAGTGGTCTGGTAGTTCATTTCTTTTGTCTCCCCTTATCAGACTTCCTAGAAAATGGAAGTGGCATTCCCATCATAGCCACGATCTACAGATCCAGCTGCTGTGAGTTTAGCCCCCAAGGGTAGGCAAGGCCGATCTGTTAAGGAGTCTTGAACTGCACCAGGAAAGCCCCGAGAGCTACAGAGTTCCTAGGGCAAGTCGTACACACACGCATGTGTGCCAGTGCGCACACCCACGCATACAGACAAAAGCTAATGCTGGTTTCCCAGGAGGCATCTCACCATGGTGACATGAAGATTGTCGACCCCTCCCTCATattgctgcaggagacaggggagcCTCTCAAAAACAGTATTGCGATGCCTctcatggtggagaaggaggcccatcGCAGGTCCCAGCGCCTTGaccgcagcctgctgcagctgcagagaagaaaggcagGACTGAGTCCCTCCAACAGACTTCCCAGGAGGTtgctctgggtcaggaagagGCACAGCTTTTCTCCTTCTCAGGTCAGCAGTGTCCTTGGTCCATCATTGGACCAGCCCGGTCTGCATGGTTCCCATCTAcggcagctgggaggggctgtgggatATGGCCCTGAggctggctccccagtgtgctgcTGTGCCCAGATTCATGTGCAGAGAGAGCAAACTCCTCCTTGATGCCatccccctgggcagagggagtCATGCCCAGAAGGAGTTTCCCCTATCCCAGTGCTCAGTGGCACCCATTAGCACACACAACTGCACACTGCCTGTGAGCAGAGCAGATTTTCAGACACGTGATATGAGCCCCAGAGACTGGGTCTtccctgccaggactgcacagacaCGCAGAAATAGTGAAACATGACAGCTGTGCTATGCAGCTAGAAAGACAGCAGTCCTCACCTCCAGGTCCTTGCTtgtcagccagctgctgctcatgaagCTCAAGAAAGGGAGCACATGAAAACCGTAGTCGGCTGCCCGACAGCTGGGGAACGGGCTCTCGTCCCCGATGTGGAATTTCAGGTTGGCAGCTCGGGCAAAGCCTTCCACAActgcagagggggagaaaagacaAGACGTTTGCACAGGAACATCGGAGTGAGGTGCTGCAGGACGTGCAGGCCTGGTGGTCATGGCAGTGTCCCggcagcctctgtgctgctcagGGCAGATGGAGAATTTGGGACAGGTGAAGCATGCACCATGGGCTACATCTAGGATTCAATCTGCACCATCTGCCCCAGGGCCTAgaggcagctccagcctcagtGATGGCTCCTGGGAAATACTCTGCAAGAGTCATGAAGGGCCCAATTTTGCTCACTGCTCAGAgcctccacccagcccagggagAGACGGTTCTCCACTCGtggttggatcaggcccaggaAGTGCAGTGGAGGCCCCGCTTACCAGTGTGGGACACTCCAGAAGGGCCCAGGCTCTGTGTtaggccctgggtgcccagtgggggcacctgcaggaggggctggcactCACCTCCACACAGCGCCCACTTCATCTGGTCGGTCTCCACCAGCCTCAGCACAAAACGCAATTTGCTGAGCGTCAGCACAAGGAAAGGCTCAGACCTCAGTGCTGCAGGAGGATACATTGTGCAGTTAGAGACATTCCTGTCCACCTTCATCCCTCACTCTCAGGGTGAACAGCACAAACGGGCTTTGAAGATGTCAGAGGAACCCCACAGTGACCGCCCCTATGTAGGGCAATCCTCTGTCTGCTGCCCTCCCACGCCCagatgcagggcaggaggagagagTGGAGGGTCCTGCCCACCTGATCTCCACTCCTTCCTGTGCTGAAGGCCCTTCCAGCTGTTACAGAAGTTAGTGCTGGCAcctcagagccaggagccagatTCTTCGGGCCCCAAATCCAGCTCAGTTGTGATGGCCCCATTGGACAGAGTGGtatcccctccctccacaatccCTGATGAGAGCCCGGAAGCAAGGGAGGCAATGCTGTACCATAGGCTGAGGCCACGTTGCCCAGTGCAATCAAGAAGTAAATTGGAGGGAGCTCCATGATGCCCACGTGATACTGCAGCTCATACATCACCCAATTGTAAAAGGTGCCGGCAAGTGCCACGAGGGTTTTtcctgctgccaactgcacttcaTCATTTTCTTgctagaataaaaaaagaaaactggagcaCATGCCCGATGCACAGTTATACAGTGGTAAGTCAGGCTGGGGATAActctgaaagggagggagaaccATGCACTAGCCTCAGCTCCTCCAGTGGCCCAGTGTCATTTCATCCTCGGCTCCAAGCAAACTGTCTTCCCCACCACCTACCAGCCACACACTGTAATAGCTGCTCCTGACTTCACTACATCCCCCTCATAATTCCTTGCATGAGATCCCTCACTCATAAATGCCAACTGAAACACTTGGCTGAATGATGTTTCAACTCTGGTTGGCTGGCCAACTGCAGAATTCACCTGGGCTGTAGCACACAGCTTCAGCATGGACCAGGAAGCTTCTTGGACAATGCTGTCCCCAGCAAAGCACCTATGCACTCTGGTCTCTCTCAGCAGACGAGCTGCCCCATGTTTCAGAGGCGCTCAACGCTGGGCTGGATCGTGTCCCTGCTCTCCAGAaacatctggaggagatctgTCTTCAGCAAACCTGCAGCCTCTAACCAGGGTCCATGCAGGAGATACACCATAGGCTCAAGCTACATTGGACCAAACAAACTACGCATAGAGTAAGGTCTTGGGAGGAGAAACTGGGCAGAGCTCACTCACCTGGGTCTCCCTCATGTCTTTGGAGGCCAAGTAGACGATCCTCCTGACAAGGCTCCTATCCAGGCTTTTTATGTCCCCCTGCAAGACTTCCTGCAGGCTGGAGTAAATGGTTACTCTCATCTCCTGGGAACACACCGAGAAAGAGAACAATGGGTTTCCTTTGGGACCAGTGCCAGATCATCCAGGACTATGATGTTGGACATCAGCTACCCAGGGATTGTTCTACAGCCATGCTAAGGGGGACTTTGCTCCTGGACAGGAACACAACCCAGCGTGTCTTGCGTTTGACCTCTCATGCAGATGTTCACAGCTGGCACTGACAAGGGAGGAGTGTCAGGCACTGTGGGGGCACAATGTAACAGACTGGTGGGAGACACAGAAATATGATCAGAAAAGCAgtcagatgcatcacaggcactgtcaccccagtgcactggggaggtgggagtgacTTGCATTTCTTTCAGAGAGGGGGACACCAGGGGAGTGACAAGGAGCTGCCGGGTGATCCTGAGCAGCAAATTTAGCAGGACTTTGCTGGGCAAGATGTTGCCAAAAACCATTGTGTTATTAGTTCTGTCACTGAATGAAGAAGGGAGTTGAAATACTTGTGAACCAGGTTGCGCTAAGCCAGCTGAGTCATACTTGGATgacagcaaatcaggcagggcaAATGTGTTGCCCAGGGTCTCTAGACAGAGGCTCAGCACCCTTGGCTGTATTCCCAGTTCTTTTCCTGCCTTGCTGGGGGAcagtgggcaagtcacttcacttcctgggctgaggctttccagtctCACAAGGCTGCTGGGAAAGTAGATTTCATACCTCAGTGCTGTGGGATACTTGGAGGAAGACACTAAAGAGGCTCACAGCATTATCTGTAGGGTGAGGGCTTGTTTGAATGTGGCTTATACCATATCTATCATCCACTGGGACGGGGGAGATGATGCCCATGTGAGCATGCCCTCATATCATCGTGACATCACAATATAACAAGGGCATGTTGTATTGGGACCTTTAATAGGAGAGGTGGAATGGAAAAGACACAGCAGATGGAAAAAGACCCATTTTACTTGGGGTCCCATGCTGCACAGCTTGGAAGAAAATGCTTAGAGCAGCAGTGTGATACAGAGCCATTTCCCTACCTCCTCCTGTTGGAGTCTCTCCAGCAGAAGGCTCACAGTAATGTCAAGGTCCATGTCTGCCTGGCCAAACCCTGGGCCAAGATTGCCCTGAGCTTGGTCCACCAGGCATCTCCCTGCAGAGGCATCACTGGTGGAAAAACCTGAAATGGAGGAAAAGGATTCTTTTGATTTCCATTGGTCTCGTTCATCACCACCCActagcagctctgctggagccaaACCCTGTGGCCTGGCTACAAAGGAAAGGTTTCCTAGCACAGCAAAAAGGGGAGAAATCTCCAGGCCAGCATTCTGGGCTGAGGCAGCTAGTACTGCTAAAGGGTCACTTTCCTTCATGCAATTTAGTTTTGCCAAAAATCCTTTCTTTGTCAATGGGATGGAGATGATGCTCTGGTGTCAGCCAGCATCAGAAGCTAAAAACCTATAATCATCAGTCCTGTGCGCAATGGCCACAGCTGTACCAGCCAAAGAGGCAAGAGTAGACCTGGTCAGGGAGAAGAAGATGcatcttcccccttctcccactcTGTTATGCTAGGAGATTTGCTTGCAAAATGGCCCAGCCAGTTGGAAGGGGAGATTACTGTGACATTTGTTTTCGGGAAAGTAAGGGAAGTTGTGCAGACAATAACAATTCTTTTCTCCTTGACAATTAGTTGGAGAATTGGGATCACACACCCAAAATGATGGCTTAGGgctaacattttttaaagcaaggtTGCCTATACGCATACCAGGGATAGGGAGGAGCTGTttaaattagagtggttccccaagagccactctaattaaaatggctcattgtcacatgtattaagcaccCCATATTTTAACATTGCCATTGGAGCACTTTAACTGAAgtttattcaatgagctttagttaaagcacctccacagccattttaaaatgtggcagGGGGTTGAGGGGGCCCTTAATccacatgacagtgaggcaaggctggagcgttttaattagaaagtggagcagacttgattaactgagcctgctccaacctgttctaattagaacacgaaCCAGCACGTCTATAGGCTGCCGTCATGCTTCATCTTAGGTAATGCATACAGAGACAcctcacaccacccacctggctgcaagggggaCAGGGTCAGAAATACCTCAGGGATGGAAGGAGACCTTTCCCAGAACATCTAACACAGTCTCCAATGATTGGAGGCATGTCAGTATTCAGAGGCTGAAGGCTTGATCCTGACCTGGTATCGATCACCCAAGCTACAGTCCAGGCCCCCAAGTAACAGTGGTTTGCACAACTGAAAATCTGGCTCTAGAAAAGCTGATTTTAGATAATCTACCTATTCCTTGGGCTTGCAAGAAGGGGTGTGGGACTAGAGATTAGGCATGGAGAACGTCGTGGGGATCTTACCTCTGCCGGGTAGTGTCAGATCGATGACTTCCATTGTTCAAAGTCGGCTTCAACAAGCTTTCCTTCTCTAACGTGCTGAGCAGCTCCTATTGCGAAGGTGTCCGGAGGCACTCAAGGCTCCAGGTCCAGGACCCAGGAAAGAGGTGAGCCAACAGCCTTTGTGATGTAAGCACCACTATGACAACTAGGTGACCATGTCCTACCTCACAGGTGGCTGCTGACCAATGAGGGGCTGTGTATCAGGGAAGCTTTCACAGGGCTGCATAAGGCTCCAGATACAAGTATCCCCAGAGGAGGGTAAATTTGTTTTGATATAAAATATCTTAGTCCCCCAGATCACCTTGGAGCTTCCTGTCTTCTCCAGGTGCGCTGTACCTTCCAACACTGATCGAGTATTTAAATCTGCCCATGGTTGAATTTGCAAGAAATAAAAGCAGGTAGGAACCAGGAAAAGCTTCCTCTCACTTGCTAGTTCTTGGCCTCCTTTGATTTTGCATCTTGTTGTCCAAAATGGCTTGTTGTAGCCCTCAGATGTTACACGACTGGGTTGCAGCCATCTTGTCCATCCAGCCTGCCAAACGCACCCTGCCGACATGGTTCCTGGGTCTGCCTACATGTAGGCCCCACCCGCCccctccatccagtgcccccagtggtgggtgcggGGTGGACACTGCCATGAAATCTACTCAAGAAGTCAATGATTCAGGACTTTAAAACTTGGCCCAGTGGGAATCTCACACAAATGTCTCACGAGGTAGAAAATCTGTATATATAAAAGTGCTCTTGTTTCCCTCCCATGTTGCTGCCATATCCCCTAAACTTTAGTTATTTAAATCATACACAACCCCTGTCAGATTGCCAACGATCACTATTCTCAATAAGCAGATGAGGATTGTGAGGCAAAGAGAGAGTAAGTGGTGGGTCTAGAAGACACGTGCTGGTGCAGGGAACTGAACCGAGACCTCTTAGGCCCTTTTCAGAGACCTCTGATGTGTCAAACTCTCACTGCAGAGGGTTCGCTCTTGCTTTTTCTGAGATGCCTGTAAttcatggaggggaagggagctttTCCCAATGATACTAGAATGGTTGCATGTACTGAATAGGTGTGATTAAGTGTAGCGTGTGCCTGCATACACTGGAGGACCTGCAGGACAAGTAAAATATAAAAGTGATTGGAGGAATTGTACAAGATGGTGGAGCTGTTATATTTTTTACGTGAATACAGCATCTGGCTTAATCAGGCCCTTTGGTTCCTTCAAAACACAGTGAGAGGCTAACACCCCCTCTGCGCAGAACTACCTGCATGAGCACTTTTCTCTGAACTTAGCAACAGCAAGGCCTGTGATCTTAGGTGTGCTATGTCTCAATTCCATATCAGGGAAGTTATGCCAAAGTTTACCATACTATTAAGGCTGGCTGTGCGGCATCTTACAGGGTGCCGAGCGCAAACATCAGTCTTCTAAAATGGTGCCTGCTAGCGGCAGGTCAggcatgcagcatgtgcagcaGTTTCCCTCGATTATTGCATGCTTCTGGCTTGAACTTCAGAAACGGACATCACcctttcactcctgctgcaggtgctcacacgCTCTGGGAACTAGGCCATCATCTTAACTCCTTCTATAAAGAAATGGGATGTCTTCCACGTGCCATTTCCTCTTAGCTCATGCCCTCTCTTCAGATTTAAAGACGGAAGGAAGTCTGGTTTGGTGTCTGGGGCTAGGATTCCCGTCTACAGGACCTGGATTAAAATTCTTGGTTCACTTCACACAGACCTCTGGGGTCAGGTGTCAGTCCCGCCTTGGGACTGGTGTGAAACAATAGTCTGGAGGGCCAGTCTCAATTACAGCCTTGTTGTTGCTGTCTCTAGTCATTGTCTGAGTAGAAAAGGTGACCAAATGCTCAGCCCACATGCCAGACCAATGCAGAACACGAGAGCAGGTCATGTTCAGCGTGTGAAGAGCTCATGATCATGAGGCTGACCAGCTCGTGATCAGACAGCCTTAACAAatcaggagctgcaggagaagcgtGGCTGCCTGGCCAGCAGACACACTCTCTTAACTATAAATCAGCAGCCTCCTCTGATTGGCTGAAGAGTTTATAAAAGGGACAGCGTGCTAAAGCGCAGGGTCCCGGGTTCCACACAGGCCCTTGGATAGGACTGATCACCCTGTCCAGGAATCCGTGTCCCCATGGCCGAATAGTACGAATAGTCATACGAATAGTCACACTCTGGCTATTATTTCACCGAATAGTGAGCTCTCCATCCGCACGTACATCGGAAAAAGCAATTGCTGTCTCCTACCCGTCATCTTTAACTACTGCTTCACCACTGTCGTTTTGTTGTGTAACTGCTGTTGAAATCTTACTGTAAGTAAACGTTAAGTTCAATTTTACTATCTTCCAACTGAGTCAGTGTCCCTttcatccccagcctgtccacaaGGCGGGTTGGTCATCCACCCGCCCCCCCGGTTCAACTGGTAAACCGCCTGGTGAGTGCTGCGGTTGCTGACAGTCATAAAAGACACGAGGTACAGTGATATGGGAGGATGAAACACGTGTATTTTTGTACAAACCAAAAtaaagcagtctttcctgcccaagtgcagcagggctggacccgatgatcttgtaaggtcccttccagcccctaacatctatgaacctatgaaaaaataacaaaaataaacacagcCTATATTTTTGGCCTTGATTTTTCCTCTGTTCTGAGACATGGTGACCATGAGTTTCTCCCGATCCCACAGAAAGCAAATGTGGCAAAGTGTCTATGAACAAGACAAATTTCAATCCTTACTTTTACCCCCAAGGAGGGGGAATAACGTCAGAACCCCAGGTGAGCAACTGGTGGTGGATCAGCTTGGGTCCCAAACCTCATGCGACTGAAACCTACCACGTTGCCAGCATGGGCTGGTTGTTTCGGACTTTGCTTTTTCTGATACACCAGTGTTTTTACAGAGAGATAATTAACACACAATCCATATCTCACCATGAATTTCAATGGGATGGCAAGGCACCTGCAGTGTTTGCTGCAAGGGAGATGTGTTTAAGAGACCTACGTTTAAGGTTGCCCTATTTGCCCAACAGTAAAATCACAGTGACTTCTGGCCACAGGATTTCTACAGCAGGATGGTGAATGGGTGTTAGCTACCTGAAGTGAAAATACGCCTTTTTTGCCATTGGAGCTGTAGCACCTGATAAGACAGACATCGGTAGAAGCTACTCTGTCTGGGTATTGGTGCACAAACAGGCACAGGGTGACAAATGCTTGTCCTTTCATTCCTCCCGTGATACCATCAGTTTCTTGACATATAATgcacctgctgacagccctggaatTTAAGCTTTTGGTAGATCTTTTCCTCCACGGTCCCATGCTTTCCCTGTGTCCCAGCTTCAAAAGTCTCCCTTAGCATGGTGGCCGGAGGCAATGTTCCTCCTGCTGAGTGTGTGGCCAGAAAGTCTGTCTCACTGTCACAGTCACTTGAAATGTCCTCGTCCCCTACAAACTGTCAAATCTGAAGGCCAATGTCATGGGGAGGGAGCTCACTGGAGTCCTCAGAGACTTGTACTTTCAAGCAAGCTATGTGCTCAGGGAAGGGAAGTCTCTCCAGGTCAGGGTGAAGGTGGCCCCTTGCAGGGAGATGTGGGTCCTCAGAGGAAGGGTTAAAATGAAGACCCTCTGTCAGCACACTCACCTGAAGGAAGGCCTCTTGTCAGCACCTGTCTACATCCACATTATGCTGCTCGTATCCTTCTGCTGGATATCTAGAGTCTCCCAAGGAGGAGCTGTCCAAAAGGAGGTTTTCTCATTGTCTTGGAAACCAGAGTTGTCCTcctcagtctccctccaggcaAAATAAAAGAACCTGCACTCTGTAAGGTTGGGCACAGACCATGAACAGcacgtgcccctggcagctgggggggggcacggctgcgctgttggtggcagcacagtgatggtggcaggagcccagcagcggggagcagggagctcctgcagacgccgCCAGCACTGTCGGCagctggcatggggtggtggcggCAAGTGCCAAACAGGGGTTGGTGagcacctgcaggcaccaccggcaGCGGCAGCCAGGGCCAATCATAGACTGATGGCAGGGTGATGAgtagcaaccacctgcaggtgccgccAACACTGTTGCAAGGGGTGCATCACCACTCAcaggtggtgcacatgcacctgcctgtaccccctatgcattgtcCCTGGCACAGACCCTCTGTACAGCTGGGAGAATCCTGATTCAgagctggactccagccctttcTGACTCACACCAGACACTTGGCAGTTCAGGTCTCACTTTGGGAACCGAGGCATTTCAATGTAGGGTGTGAAACTGCTGTCATCCTCCTCCGACAAGGAAAGGAGAGAAGCTGCTGGTGATGTGTTGTTTCTTGTTGAGggatttttcctcctcttccgTGATTCCAGCTCTTCCACAAAGAAGTCTTCCTCATTAGGCTTCTTCTCAAGAACCAATGGCAGAGGCCTTAGATAGGAAAAAAGCCCTAATGGAGATCTACATGCACCCATGGCTGCACAGAACTTAGGACATAACCCTCATACTGCACTTTCAGTGCCCTTGTGCCCCACCGAGCTTCTCTGTTGCCTGACACCACCACCCGGAGCCTGGGGCTatccccccatgtcccctgccagcctggacctgctccacccttgctcagattgctgctgctcttggtgcatgtgtacatgctgcaCCTAGGagtagtttactttggctcaaagTGCTCTGcaatttattgctttgcattaattgcacatgtagatgcacccattgggcatgtctacatgtgcaattcatgTGACTGAATACCCTCTGAatagccagagtaaactaatcccaacatcaccatctacatgtgcatttaagcgcagtaatttactctgccatcaGATAGTACCTGTGTTGGATGGAGTTGTAAATTAGTTTATACTTGCGCAATTGCTGTGCATgagtagatagtgatgctttactgcacagtaaattagtctactgcgcagtaaaacaCACATGTAAGCATGCCTATTGTGTACATAGCCACTCCTATCAGGATGCTTTATGGTAAAATGTTTTGTAACATTGCAAACTAAAgctactgcctggctgcatctacacgagatcaTAGGCGACATGTAGGTGGGGCacaagggggcacatgcccccctgagattggctgccgccAAAGCTGCTTCTGCAGGTAGTCATCACTCACCACCCGCCCCTCCTTGCTGCTGATACCGCCgccagcatctgcgggtggtccccgcttgccaccccctcctccccgacACAGCCgccagtgtctgtgggtggtccccgctCGCCGTTCACTGCCAACAACACTGGCGTCTGCAGGCGGTCCTTGTTTGCCACCATGGTGCTCCCCCAGTCATTCAtgcatgagatatttactgtggtgTTGGCTAATAAGCTCTGTAGTAAAGTCTCagtggtgtgtctacacaagatgctttactgcacaacaAACATCAGTATGTAACTGTGTGCaggagctactacacagtagattAGTTTACTTCACAGTTTTCTATGACCAGTAAGTACAGGTAGtgtatttactatgcagtagctacTGTGAAGTAGGGCATGGTAGGGCATGGCAAATTGCTCCCAATCGGCCCAAACAGCAGGGGATGGAagaactctcccctcccccagct
This genomic window from Alligator mississippiensis isolate rAllMis1 chromosome 2, rAllMis1, whole genome shotgun sequence contains:
- the LOC132248265 gene encoding maestro heat-like repeat-containing protein family member 2B gives rise to the protein MKESDPLAVLAASAQNAGLEISPLFAVLGNLSFVARPQGLAPAELLVGGDERDQWKSKESFSSISGFSTSDASAGRCLVDQAQGNLGPGFGQADMDLDITVSLLLERLQQEEEMRVTIYSSLQEVLQGDIKSLDRSLVRRIVYLASKDMRETQQENDEVQLAAGKTLVALAGTFYNWVMYELQYHVGIMELPPIYFLIALGNVASAYALRSEPFLVLTLSKLRFVLRLVETDQMKWALCGVVEGFARAANLKFHIGDESPFPSCRAADYGFHVLPFLSFMSSSWLTSKDLEVRTAVFLAA